The sequence below is a genomic window from Penaeus monodon isolate SGIC_2016 chromosome 14, NSTDA_Pmon_1, whole genome shotgun sequence.
TTTGTTAAGCAGCCCTCAATGCCCCCTTTATTACTTAGGGAACATGTCATTGCATGTCATTTAAGGCCTTGCACATATCTCATATTGCAGCAATATCTCTTCTGTTATGATGCTGcattttatatatgtcatattttgAAACTTAAAGTGAATCATATGTTATATAGCACAGCAGTATTTTAGAGAGGCATCACCTTGGCACAATATGgatgctttcttcttcttcttttccattatttgttaatattttttaatgtttgattCTTTTCTTTACAGGCAGAGGAAGTAAGAAATGTGGATATTGATTTTGACCGAGAGTTTATCTCTAAAACTATACCTAAGCTGGACTGGAATGCTCTCATATTTGCAGCCCAGTGTGTAAGTTTGCAATTCTGTTATTCAGTTACTCtaatttatttgaaatatatcaATTTGGAAATAGACACTGACCTTTCTTGAACGTTATATGGAAGTTGTAACACAAGTGAGATAACAAGTGTTGCTTAAGTCCTCTATCCATTGCAGGTAGGGCACCAGGAAGACCTCCCAGAGACCTTGCCTgagagttatgataatgatgaagacctCCTGAAGAAGTTGCATCATATACTGCTAGAGGTATTACATTGCCATTGTGTTTCTCAGGATAAGTGGATGTTATTGGATCCATATTATGGTTAGACCTGTAAGGGATCATTAGTGTCACTGCAGTCATTTAAGTTTAGTTTAGATTAACTTGATGCCACCAGGGATGGCATTTACATATATGCCACTGTGAGTTTAGTTAttgattgtctttacacataattggctccacaagtactaagcACCACTGTGCTGATTACGAGTACCTGGTTACCCCTCTTGATTTTGCGgaaatattttctggtatcttATATTTCTCTTCATGATATCAGTAACATTATGATACTTATAAGGTctctaataatagtaacagcattaatattgattagtaaaaaaaaactcaaggaaaggggaaatcaggtggAGATGGGGGTGGGCGCGTGCAGTTGAGAATCAGAGtgcgtgtgagagtgagagtgagagtgatacaCACACCATAGGCATCACTACCACACTGGTTAATCTTTAATTTTAAAGTAGTATAAGTTTTATTGCTACATACACTGTTTATGGACCATTTTAAGTAAGAGAGTCATTTTGGCATGCAAACCATGAGTTAATCTGTTGGATCTGGGTGCCTCATAGCTTGCACATGGACCAAAATTCATGGAGTAGGGTTAATTGAGTGATGATGTTCCCAGAGGTGTGGTTGCATACTATCAAGACTCCTTGCCTTCTGTTTGTATTGCTGTTAGCCTATTTTCTGCAgatgcattttttgttgttttgccattttccaaggtCAACATTTGTCATTCATTATGCTGTATCAAGATAGCAATAGACTCTCTGTTGAGCAGACTTTATACTATCTCTCCAGGTAAtctgtaataacagtaacattaaccctttcccgacgggtagtattcacagtggcccgggcctcgctgctgggggcttatatcgtcgccctagcatgcgcgaccactcatgccaaacaccagcatcccatgccgtttcttcgaatatatgttgtattttcagttttgattattttctaaagtctctacttgccatacttcctgataaatcgagattgaaggctatttttgttgttatatagactccatagttgatcattattcagtctatagtctgaatgaaataagcagtgtgtggcatcatggagttgaaatcgtccagtttgttacttatttcttttttttttttttttttttttgtaaaaatgagaaagtgttaagaattacttaatcacactttcagtggcagaaaaataatattttgccatgattgtaacaaaaaataactcatggcatgtccatacatacaccatggcatgtacatacatgccacctgTCAGGAATGGGTTAAGTAAGATTGCATTATTtgtgtcagttttttttatattttcatactacTCAGGTTTCCCTAACTCCTTGTGCCACAGTTCAGAGCAGGCAAGAATAGGTTATTGTGTATGAAAATGATGTCTTCCCTGGAACGAGCACTTTCACAGGCATGGCTCACAGCTGGTACACTCCAATCTCATTTACCTGTGGAAAGTCACTTCCTAAAGTCCTACCAAGTCAAATCTTCCATAAGCTTGTGTACTGATGCCGAGATGTCCCCGTCACCTTGGCCTTCAGCCAAATTTTTCCATTCAGCACCAATATCTCACAGCGAGATCTTCCTGTCCCCTTGGCTTTCAGCCAAAAATTTTGATGACAAGACATCCCTGTCACCCTCCCTtcagccaattttttttcatgatgtacTACAGCAGTGGAAGAAATTTGAGCctcttttgtttataatattaccCCAGAAAATCTTGTCTGTCCTCTCAGCTGCTAAATTTTCTTCAAGaaatttttggttattagtaC
It includes:
- the LOC119580866 gene encoding multifunctional methyltransferase subunit TRM112-like protein, which encodes MKLITHNMLTSKGIKNVKEGFPLKIQAEEVRNVDIDFDREFISKTIPKLDWNALIFAAQCVGHQEDLPETLPESYDNDEDLLKKLHHILLEVEVVNGCLECPETKRKFPISNGIPNMLLNEDEV